From Rhodococcus sp. B7740, one genomic window encodes:
- a CDS encoding SDR family oxidoreductase, with protein sequence MRNSDVPARGRTVLVTGVGRRQGIGFAVTRRLLQDETTRVFAHSCDGYDVTEPWGAGTPGARKVLAELSIADDRLGHLDIDFVDPAAPAALFDAAEFRLGAIDSLVVNHARSQVGDLDSMTAESLDLTWAVNVRASLLLVQEFVRRYVAHPDGGRVVLFTSGQDEGPMPTEIPYAVSKGAIASITSTLADSVIERGITVNTINPGPTDTGWASADLDEFVSRHMPRGRWNSPDEAAAVVAMLLSPDSGSITGQVIGAEGGFRRFTP encoded by the coding sequence ATGAGAAACTCGGACGTGCCGGCACGGGGCAGAACAGTCCTCGTCACCGGCGTAGGTCGGCGGCAGGGAATCGGCTTCGCTGTCACCCGCCGTCTGCTGCAGGACGAGACCACCCGCGTCTTCGCGCACTCGTGCGACGGCTACGACGTCACCGAGCCGTGGGGAGCAGGCACACCGGGAGCGAGGAAGGTGTTGGCCGAGTTGTCGATCGCCGACGACAGGCTCGGCCACCTCGACATCGATTTCGTCGATCCCGCGGCACCGGCAGCCCTGTTCGACGCGGCCGAATTCAGGCTCGGTGCGATCGATTCTCTGGTAGTCAACCATGCGCGGTCGCAGGTGGGTGATCTGGATTCGATGACGGCGGAGTCGCTCGACCTGACCTGGGCGGTGAACGTGCGAGCGTCTCTGCTCCTGGTTCAGGAATTCGTGCGGCGCTACGTGGCGCATCCCGACGGTGGTCGCGTCGTACTGTTCACCTCCGGGCAGGACGAAGGGCCCATGCCGACCGAAATTCCCTACGCAGTGAGCAAGGGTGCCATTGCGTCGATCACCTCTACGCTGGCCGATTCGGTGATCGAGCGAGGCATCACCGTCAACACGATCAATCCGGGTCCGACCGATACCGGCTGGGCCAGTGCGGATCTGGACGAGTTCGTTTCACGCCACATGCCGCGCGGTCGGTGGAACTCTCCGGACGAAGCCGCGGCCGTCGTGGCGATGCTGCTCTCGCCCGATTCGGGCTCGATCACCGGTCAGGTGATCGGGGCCGAGGGCGGATTCCGACGCTTCACGCCTTGA
- a CDS encoding lysophospholipid acyltransferase family protein, which yields MWYLLFKYVLIGPILRILGRPRVSGTQNLPISGPVIIAGNHLTVVDSFFLVLLVRRRVTFIAKSEYFTGRGIKGAALRWFYSATGQVPVDRRGADASAPALAAAKSILRQGKVWAVYPEGTRSPDGRLYKGKTGLARVAIETGAPVVPLVMHGTLAVNPVGSRMWRPGRVRMVVGKPLDFTRYAGGENSKVILRAVTDEVMAALANLSGQEYVDVYAASVKEAA from the coding sequence GTGTGGTACCTGCTGTTCAAATATGTGTTGATCGGCCCGATTCTGCGCATTCTCGGTCGACCGAGAGTGTCCGGGACGCAGAATCTACCGATCTCGGGTCCGGTGATCATCGCGGGCAACCACCTCACGGTCGTCGACTCCTTCTTCCTCGTCCTCCTGGTGCGTCGCCGCGTCACCTTCATCGCCAAGAGCGAGTACTTCACGGGCCGGGGAATCAAGGGGGCGGCGCTTCGGTGGTTCTACAGCGCGACGGGTCAGGTTCCGGTCGATCGACGCGGTGCCGACGCGTCGGCACCGGCGCTCGCGGCGGCGAAAAGTATTCTGCGACAGGGGAAGGTATGGGCGGTGTACCCGGAGGGAACTCGATCGCCCGACGGACGGCTGTACAAGGGCAAGACCGGCCTGGCGCGCGTCGCGATCGAAACAGGTGCCCCCGTCGTACCGTTGGTGATGCACGGAACGCTCGCCGTCAATCCGGTCGGCTCGAGAATGTGGCGTCCGGGGAGGGTGCGCATGGTCGTCGGCAAGCCGCTGGATTTCACGAGATATGCAGGGGGAGAGAACAGCAAGGTCATTCTGCGGGCGGTCACCGATGAGGTGATGGCGGCGCTGGCGAACCTGTCGGGGCAAGAATACGTCGATGTGTACGCCGCGTCGGTCAAGGAAGCGGCATGA
- the rpsO gene encoding 30S ribosomal protein S15: MALTTEQKKAVLGEYGLHPTDTGSPEAQVAMLTKRIVDLTEHLKTHKHDHHSRRGLLLLVGRRRRLLKYIAKVDVTRYRSLIERLGLRR; this comes from the coding sequence GTGGCATTGACCACCGAACAGAAGAAGGCCGTTCTCGGCGAGTACGGCTTGCACCCCACCGACACGGGCTCGCCCGAGGCGCAGGTTGCAATGCTCACCAAGCGCATCGTCGACTTGACCGAGCACCTCAAGACGCACAAGCACGACCACCACTCCCGCCGCGGCCTGCTGCTGCTGGTCGGACGTCGTCGTCGTCTGCTCAAGTACATCGCGAAGGTCGACGTCACCCGCTACCGTTCGCTCATCGAGCGTCTGGGTCTGCGTCGATAG
- a CDS encoding metal-dependent transcriptional regulator, with protein sequence MSFSIGLPKLGDVAQRKDDPAPADEGVQLSAVAQDYLKVIWTASEWSEDSVSTKMLSERIGVSASTVSEAIRKLADQGMVDHARYGAISLTEKGRLAAIGMVRRHRLIETYLVRELGYGWDEVHDEAEILEHAVSDLMMDRIDAKLGHPERDPHGDPIPSVDGAIETPSATRLSEYLDGQSGRVARISDSDPAMLRYFDSVGITLDLPITVVERRDYAGTVAIELARTDATDSIDLGHRAAEAIWMVPAN encoded by the coding sequence ATGTCTTTTTCCATTGGATTGCCTAAGCTCGGCGACGTGGCGCAACGAAAAGACGATCCCGCACCGGCCGACGAGGGCGTCCAGCTGTCCGCGGTTGCGCAGGATTACCTCAAGGTCATCTGGACGGCCAGTGAGTGGAGCGAGGACTCCGTCAGCACCAAGATGCTCTCCGAGCGCATCGGCGTTTCCGCATCGACGGTGTCCGAGGCGATTCGCAAGCTCGCCGACCAGGGCATGGTCGACCACGCCCGCTACGGAGCCATCTCGTTGACCGAGAAGGGCCGCCTGGCTGCCATCGGCATGGTGCGTCGGCACCGTCTGATCGAGACCTATCTGGTCCGCGAACTGGGGTACGGCTGGGACGAAGTGCACGACGAGGCAGAGATTCTCGAACATGCAGTCTCGGATCTGATGATGGATCGAATCGACGCCAAACTGGGTCACCCCGAACGGGACCCGCACGGCGACCCGATTCCGTCGGTGGACGGTGCGATCGAGACTCCGTCCGCGACTCGCCTGAGCGAGTACCTCGACGGACAATCCGGCCGAGTCGCCAGAATTTCCGATTCCGACCCGGCCATGCTCCGCTACTTCGATTCCGTCGGCATCACGCTGGACCTGCCGATCACGGTGGTCGAACGACGTGACTACGCCGGCACCGTCGCCATCGAGCTCGCCCGCACCGACGCCACCGATTCGATCGACCTCGGCCACCGCGCCGCCGAAGCGATCTGGATGGTTCCGGCGAACTGA
- a CDS encoding metal ABC transporter ATP-binding protein, with translation MSEHTGAPNLRAPHENEAALAVDTVNVRYRDVVALTDASLTLAPGRVCGLVGMNGSGKSTLFKAVMGVVKPNSGSITVFGGDPARARKAGTVSYVPQAESVDWTFPISVRDVVMMGRYGKQNFLRTPRAADRRAVDEALERVDLAELASRQIGQLSGGQRKRAFVARAIAQEASLLLLDEPFAGVDKKTEATITRLLRELAAHGASVLVSTHDLHALPDLCDEAILLQQRVLMHGSPAEVLRPENLALAFGIDPSKVDQLGAGNRTQATPTTEAS, from the coding sequence ATGAGCGAGCACACTGGGGCCCCGAATCTCAGGGCCCCGCACGAGAACGAGGCAGCGCTGGCGGTGGACACCGTCAATGTCCGATACCGCGACGTCGTGGCGCTCACCGATGCCAGTCTGACGCTCGCACCGGGCCGGGTGTGTGGGTTGGTCGGCATGAACGGATCGGGCAAGTCGACGCTCTTCAAGGCCGTCATGGGAGTGGTGAAGCCGAACTCCGGATCGATCACCGTGTTCGGCGGCGACCCGGCTCGGGCGCGCAAGGCCGGAACGGTGAGCTACGTACCCCAGGCCGAATCCGTCGACTGGACGTTCCCGATCAGCGTGCGCGACGTGGTGATGATGGGCCGATACGGGAAGCAGAATTTTCTTCGCACTCCCCGAGCAGCCGATCGACGGGCGGTCGACGAGGCTCTCGAGCGCGTCGACCTGGCCGAACTCGCGAGCCGACAGATCGGTCAGCTCTCCGGCGGTCAACGCAAGCGTGCGTTCGTCGCCCGCGCCATCGCCCAGGAGGCGTCGTTGCTGTTGCTCGACGAGCCCTTCGCCGGCGTGGACAAGAAGACCGAAGCCACCATCACCCGGCTGCTCCGCGAACTCGCCGCACACGGCGCCTCGGTTCTCGTGTCGACGCACGATCTCCATGCTCTGCCGGATCTGTGCGACGAGGCAATTCTGCTGCAGCAACGGGTGCTGATGCACGGCAGTCCCGCCGAGGTACTGCGTCCGGAGAACCTGGCGCTGGCCTTCGGCATCGACCCGTCGAAGGTCGACCAACTCGGTGCAGGCAATCGAACCCAGGCCACCCCGACCACGGAAGCGAGCTGA
- a CDS encoding metal ABC transporter substrate-binding protein, protein MPNLFLRQRGFHAGRILASWAVVGLLVAASTGCARAVGEDDPTVLDDDRPLVLTTFTVLADMAANVAGDHLRVESITKAGAEIHGYEPTPGDLRTAEQAELILDNGLGLEAWFEKFVERIPAPHAVVSANVDPIYIRDDAYAGKANPHAWMSPVVAETYVENIADAFVALDPANSDDYRANAAAYVEQLRRVGAELDADLSGLPARQRALVTCEGAFGYLARDFDLQEAYLWPVNAEQEGTPKQVVRTIDFVRDNDVPAVFCESTVSDKAQLQVAEDTGARFGGQLYVDSLSDAAGPVPTYLDLLRYDARLIADALVGER, encoded by the coding sequence GTGCCTAACTTATTTCTTCGCCAGCGTGGATTTCACGCCGGACGGATTCTCGCGAGCTGGGCCGTGGTCGGACTACTGGTAGCAGCGTCGACGGGCTGCGCCCGCGCCGTCGGAGAGGACGATCCGACTGTGCTCGACGACGACAGACCCTTGGTTCTGACGACCTTCACCGTCCTCGCCGACATGGCCGCCAATGTGGCCGGCGACCACCTTCGAGTGGAATCGATCACAAAAGCCGGCGCCGAGATCCACGGCTACGAGCCGACACCGGGAGACCTACGCACCGCGGAGCAGGCCGAGTTGATCCTGGACAACGGACTCGGGCTGGAGGCCTGGTTCGAGAAATTCGTCGAGCGCATCCCCGCACCGCATGCCGTGGTGAGTGCGAACGTGGATCCGATCTACATCCGCGACGACGCGTACGCGGGCAAAGCGAACCCCCACGCGTGGATGTCCCCCGTCGTGGCCGAGACGTACGTCGAGAACATCGCCGACGCGTTCGTTGCGCTCGACCCCGCCAACAGCGACGACTACCGCGCGAACGCAGCTGCGTACGTCGAGCAACTCCGCCGGGTCGGTGCCGAGCTGGACGCCGATCTCTCCGGACTGCCCGCTCGTCAACGTGCGCTGGTCACCTGTGAGGGCGCATTCGGGTATCTGGCTCGTGACTTCGATCTGCAGGAGGCGTACCTGTGGCCGGTCAACGCCGAGCAGGAAGGCACACCGAAACAGGTGGTCCGCACCATCGATTTCGTTCGCGACAACGACGTACCCGCCGTGTTCTGCGAGTCGACCGTCTCGGACAAGGCGCAGCTGCAGGTCGCCGAGGACACCGGCGCTCGGTTCGGCGGACAGCTCTACGTCGATTCACTGAGCGATGCGGCCGGCCCCGTCCCCACGTACCTGGACCTACTGCGCTACGACGCACGGTTGATCGCCGACGCACTGGTGGGAGAACGATGA
- a CDS encoding bifunctional riboflavin kinase/FAD synthetase, whose amino-acid sequence MQRWRGLDDVPADWGRCVLTIGVFDGVHRGHAQLIERAVGAAKKRGVPSVLMTFDPHPMEVVRPGSHPAQLTTLTRRAELAEELGIDVFCVMPFTPELMKLTPERYVHEILIERLHVAEVVVGENFTYGKKALGTVPMLRKIGERSGFAVDGVNLLAEHAVTFSSTYIRSCVDAGDVAAAAAALGRPHRVEGVVVHGDGRGRQMGYPTANVAPPMYSAIPADGVYAAWFTVLGPGPIMGTVTPGERHPAAVSVGTNPTFSGRTRTVEAFVLDGEADLYGQHVAVDFVDRLRGMEKFDSMEALVEEMGRDAERARSILAASTA is encoded by the coding sequence GTGCAGAGATGGCGAGGTCTCGACGATGTACCTGCCGACTGGGGCAGATGCGTGCTCACGATCGGCGTCTTCGACGGCGTTCACCGCGGGCACGCACAGCTGATCGAGCGAGCGGTGGGCGCCGCGAAGAAGCGCGGCGTTCCCAGCGTGCTCATGACATTCGATCCGCACCCGATGGAGGTCGTGCGGCCGGGCAGTCATCCCGCGCAGTTGACCACCCTGACGAGACGAGCCGAACTCGCCGAGGAACTGGGAATCGACGTGTTCTGTGTGATGCCGTTCACGCCCGAGCTGATGAAACTCACCCCCGAGCGGTACGTGCACGAGATTCTGATCGAACGGCTCCACGTTGCCGAGGTCGTCGTCGGTGAGAACTTCACCTACGGCAAGAAGGCGCTCGGCACGGTGCCGATGCTCCGGAAGATCGGCGAACGATCGGGATTCGCGGTGGACGGAGTCAACCTGCTCGCCGAGCATGCCGTGACGTTCTCATCCACGTACATCAGATCGTGCGTGGATGCCGGAGACGTCGCCGCAGCCGCCGCCGCGCTCGGACGGCCGCATCGCGTGGAGGGTGTCGTCGTCCACGGCGACGGCCGGGGTCGTCAGATGGGTTATCCCACAGCCAATGTCGCGCCGCCCATGTACTCGGCCATTCCTGCGGACGGCGTCTACGCGGCGTGGTTCACCGTGCTCGGGCCCGGCCCGATCATGGGGACGGTCACTCCGGGGGAGCGGCACCCTGCGGCGGTGTCCGTGGGCACCAATCCCACGTTCTCGGGGCGCACCAGAACCGTCGAGGCATTCGTGCTCGACGGCGAGGCCGACCTGTACGGGCAACATGTGGCAGTCGACTTCGTCGACCGACTACGGGGCATGGAGAAGTTCGACTCGATGGAAGCTCTCGTGGAGGAAATGGGCCGCGACGCCGAGCGTGCCCGCTCGATCCTGGCGGCCAGCACGGCCTGA
- a CDS encoding metal ABC transporter permease codes for MYLVDFLVEPLEYTFMQRALLVTVTASIVCAVLSCWLVLIGWSLMGDAVSHAVLPGVALSYLLGAPFAIGALLFALIAVGAIGVVRNTTIVKEDAAIGVVFTTLFALGVVLISKFPSQIDLNHILFGNLLGVSQADMIQVFVLGGIALAVMIVKRRDFTLFAFDRTQARAVGINPTVISAVMLTLLALTTVVALQAVGVILVVAMLITPGASAYLLTHSFARMLVLAPLVSVGCALVGIYASFYLDVSSGGSVVLTQGLVFVLAYLFSPSQGIVVRAVRRRGQVPVAPAG; via the coding sequence GTGTATCTCGTCGATTTTCTCGTCGAACCACTCGAATACACCTTCATGCAGCGGGCCCTCCTGGTGACCGTGACCGCCTCGATCGTGTGCGCGGTGCTGAGCTGCTGGCTCGTTCTCATCGGGTGGTCGCTGATGGGCGACGCGGTCTCGCACGCCGTGCTGCCCGGCGTCGCATTGTCGTATCTGCTCGGTGCACCGTTCGCGATCGGCGCTCTTCTGTTCGCGCTCATCGCGGTCGGTGCCATCGGGGTCGTGCGCAACACCACCATCGTCAAGGAGGACGCCGCCATCGGCGTCGTCTTCACCACCTTGTTCGCGCTCGGTGTCGTCCTGATCTCCAAGTTTCCGAGCCAGATCGACCTCAACCACATCCTGTTCGGCAATCTGCTCGGCGTCTCGCAGGCGGACATGATCCAGGTGTTCGTGCTCGGCGGCATCGCGTTGGCCGTCATGATCGTCAAGCGTCGGGACTTCACTCTCTTCGCCTTCGACCGCACCCAGGCCCGCGCCGTCGGGATCAATCCGACGGTTATCTCGGCTGTGATGCTGACCCTGCTGGCTTTGACGACCGTGGTGGCACTTCAGGCCGTCGGCGTGATTCTCGTGGTGGCGATGCTCATCACCCCAGGTGCGTCGGCGTATCTGCTCACGCACAGCTTCGCCCGCATGCTGGTACTGGCACCGCTTGTTTCGGTGGGTTGCGCGCTGGTGGGGATCTACGCCAGCTTCTATCTCGACGTGTCCTCCGGTGGCAGCGTCGTGCTCACTCAGGGGTTGGTCTTCGTGCTTGCTTACCTCTTCAGCCCCTCACAGGGCATCGTCGTCCGCGCCGTGCGCCGACGCGGACAGGTACCGGTGGCTCCGGCCGGGTGA
- a CDS encoding M16 family metallopeptidase, whose translation MLPRHPPRSALSKKQSSRTVRPLGTYRSAVPESITIDTGVQRTTLPGGLRVVTEFVPGVRSASVGVWVGVGSRDEQPSVAGAAHFLEHLLFKSTPTRSALEIAQVMDGVGGELNAFTSKESTCFYAHVLDEDVALAIDLVSDVVLRGRCRSADVDVERQVVLEEISMRDDDPEDLLGDAFLEAMFGDHPIGRPIIGSVESIESMTRAQLHSFHVRRYTPQRMVVAVAGNVDHKQIVSLVRRAFSGHLDKGLRPAERRSGTARLRSAPTLSLTTRDSEQAHLCLGVRAFGRHEGHRWALSVLNSAVGGGLSSRLFQEIREERGLAYSVYSSVDTFADSGAFSVYAGCQPENLGEVTTVIREVLAKVASEGITDAECARAKGSLRGGLVLGLEDSGSRMNRIGRSELNYGNHRDITDTLARIDSVGNDEVREVAAVLLERPFGAAVVGPYKNVRQLPASVRSLVR comes from the coding sequence ATGCTTCCGAGGCACCCGCCGAGGTCAGCGCTGAGTAAGAAGCAATCGAGTCGAACGGTACGTCCCCTCGGGACGTACCGTTCGGCCGTTCCAGAGAGCATCACCATCGATACGGGTGTGCAACGGACGACTCTGCCCGGTGGTCTTCGGGTCGTCACCGAGTTCGTGCCCGGCGTTCGCTCGGCTTCGGTCGGTGTGTGGGTCGGGGTCGGCTCACGAGACGAACAGCCCAGTGTTGCCGGTGCGGCACATTTCCTCGAACACTTGCTGTTCAAGTCGACTCCTACGCGTAGTGCGCTCGAAATCGCCCAGGTGATGGACGGCGTCGGGGGCGAGCTGAACGCGTTCACCTCGAAGGAGAGCACTTGCTTCTATGCGCACGTGCTCGACGAGGACGTGGCGCTCGCCATCGATCTCGTCAGCGATGTGGTGCTGCGTGGTCGGTGCCGATCGGCCGATGTGGACGTCGAGCGTCAGGTGGTCCTCGAAGAGATCTCCATGCGCGACGACGATCCGGAGGATCTGCTGGGAGATGCCTTCCTGGAAGCCATGTTCGGCGATCATCCGATCGGACGCCCGATCATCGGCTCCGTCGAATCCATCGAGTCGATGACGCGTGCGCAACTGCACTCGTTCCACGTTCGTCGATACACCCCGCAGCGCATGGTCGTTGCGGTTGCGGGCAACGTCGACCACAAGCAGATCGTCTCGCTCGTGCGCCGAGCGTTCTCCGGTCATCTGGACAAGGGCCTGAGGCCGGCCGAAAGACGTTCCGGTACAGCGCGATTGCGTAGCGCGCCCACGTTGAGCCTGACCACTCGTGACAGTGAACAGGCCCACCTGTGCCTGGGTGTACGGGCGTTCGGTCGACACGAGGGGCACCGCTGGGCGTTGTCCGTGCTCAACTCGGCCGTGGGCGGCGGGCTCAGTTCTCGTCTCTTTCAGGAGATCAGAGAAGAGCGCGGTCTGGCGTATTCGGTGTACTCGTCGGTGGACACGTTCGCCGACAGTGGTGCCTTCTCCGTCTATGCGGGTTGTCAGCCGGAGAACTTGGGCGAAGTGACGACGGTGATCAGGGAAGTGCTGGCCAAGGTCGCCTCCGAGGGCATCACCGACGCGGAGTGCGCGCGGGCCAAGGGTTCGTTGAGAGGCGGATTGGTTCTGGGACTCGAAGATTCGGGCTCTCGGATGAACCGGATCGGTCGTAGTGAACTGAACTACGGTAATCACCGCGACATCACCGACACGTTGGCGCGGATCGACAGCGTCGGCAACGACGAGGTGCGCGAGGTTGCAGCCGTGTTGCTCGAGCGTCCTTTCGGTGCCGCGGTGGTCGGCCCCTACAAGAACGTTCGTCAGCTGCCTGCGTCGGTCAGGTCCCTCGTTCGGTAG
- a CDS encoding polyribonucleotide nucleotidyltransferase, translated as MSETTTLDVEEGVYEATAIIDNGTFGKRTIRFETGRLAQQAAGAVAAYLDEDTMLLSATTAGKHPREGFDFFPLTVDVEERMYAAGRIPGSFFRREGRPSTDAILTCRLIDRPLRPTFVDGLRNEIQVVITVMSLNPADLYDVVAINAASASTQIAGLPFSGPIGGVRVALIDKQWVAFPTNEQLEKAVFNMVVAGRIVSGSGADADVAIMMVEAEATENVIELIEGGATAPNETVVAEGLEASKPFIAALCTAQQELAAKAAKPTGDYPVFPAYQSDVFEAVENAAKIPLNEALTIAGKAERENKLDEVKAQVLTSVGDSFAGREKEIGAAFRALTKKSVRQRILTDHFRIDGRGITDIRSLSAEVAIIPRTHGSALFERGETQILGVTTLDMVKMAQQVDSLGPETSKRYMHHYNFPPYSTGETGRVGSPKRREIGHGALAERALLPVLPSQAEFPYAIRQVSEALSSNGSTSMGSVCASTLSLLNAGVPLRAPVAGIAMGLVSDEVDGETRYVALTDILGAEDAFGDMDFKVAGTKDFVTALQLDTKLDGIPSKVLAGALSQAKDARTTILEVMAEAIDTPDEMSPYAPRVTAIKVPVDKIGEVIGPKGKMINSITEQTGANISIEDDGTVYVGAADGPSAQAAIDMINAIANPQLPKVGERFLGTVVKTTAFGAFVSLLPGRDGLVHISKLGNGKRINKVEDVVSVGSKLRVEIADIDNRGKISLVPVEDDNAAAPADASEAPAEVSAE; from the coding sequence ATGTCGGAAACCACAACATTGGACGTCGAAGAAGGCGTCTACGAAGCAACTGCGATCATCGACAACGGCACGTTCGGCAAGCGGACCATCCGCTTCGAGACCGGCCGCCTCGCACAGCAGGCCGCAGGCGCAGTCGCCGCGTACCTCGACGAGGACACCATGCTGCTGTCGGCAACGACTGCAGGTAAGCACCCCCGTGAGGGATTCGATTTCTTTCCGCTGACGGTCGACGTCGAAGAGCGCATGTACGCCGCGGGCCGCATCCCCGGATCGTTCTTCCGCCGCGAGGGACGTCCGTCCACCGACGCCATCCTCACCTGCCGCCTGATCGACCGGCCGCTGCGTCCGACGTTCGTCGACGGACTGCGCAACGAGATTCAGGTCGTCATCACGGTCATGAGCCTCAACCCGGCCGATCTGTACGACGTCGTCGCGATCAACGCGGCATCGGCCTCGACGCAGATCGCCGGACTGCCGTTCTCCGGCCCGATCGGCGGCGTTCGCGTCGCACTGATCGACAAGCAGTGGGTTGCGTTCCCCACCAACGAGCAGCTCGAGAAGGCCGTGTTCAACATGGTCGTCGCCGGCCGCATCGTCTCCGGCTCCGGTGCCGACGCAGACGTCGCGATCATGATGGTCGAAGCCGAGGCCACCGAGAACGTGATCGAGCTCATCGAGGGTGGTGCCACCGCCCCCAACGAGACCGTCGTCGCCGAGGGCCTCGAGGCATCGAAGCCCTTCATCGCCGCGCTGTGCACCGCGCAGCAGGAGCTCGCCGCCAAGGCAGCCAAGCCCACCGGCGACTACCCGGTCTTCCCGGCGTACCAGTCCGACGTCTTCGAAGCCGTGGAGAACGCCGCCAAGATCCCGCTGAACGAGGCGCTGACCATTGCAGGCAAGGCCGAGCGTGAGAACAAGCTCGACGAGGTCAAGGCTCAGGTCCTGACGTCGGTCGGAGACAGCTTCGCCGGTCGCGAGAAGGAAATCGGTGCGGCGTTCCGCGCACTGACCAAGAAGTCGGTTCGCCAGCGCATCCTCACCGATCACTTCCGCATCGACGGCCGCGGCATCACCGACATCCGCTCGCTCTCCGCCGAGGTCGCGATCATCCCGCGTACCCACGGATCGGCCCTGTTCGAGCGCGGGGAGACCCAGATCCTGGGCGTCACCACCCTCGACATGGTCAAGATGGCGCAGCAGGTCGACTCGCTGGGGCCCGAGACGTCCAAGCGCTACATGCACCATTACAACTTCCCGCCGTACTCCACCGGTGAGACCGGCCGCGTCGGTTCGCCGAAGCGTCGCGAGATCGGGCACGGCGCACTCGCCGAGCGCGCTCTGCTGCCGGTGCTGCCCAGCCAGGCGGAGTTCCCGTACGCCATCCGTCAGGTCTCCGAGGCGCTGAGCTCCAACGGCTCGACCTCGATGGGCTCGGTCTGCGCATCGACTCTGTCGCTCCTCAATGCCGGTGTGCCGCTGCGTGCCCCGGTCGCCGGTATCGCGATGGGCCTCGTGTCCGACGAGGTCGACGGCGAGACTCGCTACGTCGCACTCACCGACATTCTCGGTGCCGAGGACGCGTTCGGTGACATGGACTTCAAGGTCGCCGGAACCAAGGACTTCGTCACGGCTCTGCAGCTCGACACCAAGCTCGACGGCATCCCCTCCAAGGTGCTCGCCGGCGCGCTGTCGCAGGCCAAGGATGCTCGCACGACGATCCTCGAGGTCATGGCAGAGGCCATCGACACCCCGGACGAGATGAGCCCGTACGCACCTCGCGTCACCGCGATCAAGGTGCCCGTCGACAAGATCGGTGAGGTCATCGGGCCCAAGGGCAAGATGATCAACTCCATCACCGAGCAGACCGGTGCCAACATCTCCATCGAAGATGACGGCACTGTCTACGTCGGTGCAGCGGACGGCCCGTCCGCACAGGCCGCGATCGACATGATCAACGCCATCGCCAACCCGCAGCTGCCGAAGGTCGGCGAGCGATTCCTCGGAACCGTTGTCAAGACAACGGCTTTCGGTGCATTCGTCTCGCTGCTCCCGGGCCGCGACGGACTGGTGCACATCTCCAAGCTCGGCAACGGCAAGCGCATCAACAAGGTCGAGGACGTCGTCAGCGTCGGATCCAAGTTGCGCGTCGAGATCGCCGACATCGACAACCGCGGCAAGATCAGCCTCGTTCCCGTCGAGGACGACAACGCGGCTGCTCCCGCCGATGCTTCCGAGGCACCCGCCGAGGTCAGCGCTGAGTAA
- a CDS encoding TetR/AcrR family transcriptional regulator, with the protein MPDNLRTRLVNAGVRLLESEGQGALTIRAVTREAGVSHGAPRRYFPTLSALAAAVARVGLVDLGLALNSAAQQAVSPRESLDAMAHTYVQFAAQRQAMFALIFRHDLLEGSGENLRLASRPVFDALIDAVEAVAPENPQFTALRLWTSVHGIAALHSTRALEPITDVSAVTELTRRAVRDVIADATERGT; encoded by the coding sequence GTGCCGGACAACCTCAGGACTCGACTGGTGAACGCGGGTGTTCGCCTGCTCGAAAGCGAGGGACAGGGCGCGCTGACCATCAGAGCGGTCACCCGCGAAGCGGGCGTATCGCACGGCGCACCGAGACGGTACTTTCCGACGTTGAGCGCACTTGCCGCGGCGGTGGCTCGAGTCGGTCTGGTCGACCTGGGGCTGGCGCTGAACTCGGCGGCCCAACAAGCCGTTTCACCCCGCGAGTCACTGGATGCGATGGCACATACCTACGTGCAGTTCGCTGCGCAGCGCCAGGCGATGTTCGCACTCATCTTCAGGCACGACCTGCTCGAGGGCTCGGGCGAGAACCTGCGGCTGGCGTCGCGGCCGGTGTTCGACGCGTTGATCGACGCGGTCGAAGCCGTTGCGCCGGAGAATCCACAGTTCACAGCCCTGCGACTGTGGACCTCCGTGCACGGAATAGCGGCGCTCCACTCCACCCGTGCGCTGGAGCCGATCACCGACGTTTCGGCGGTGACGGAGTTGACCCGCCGCGCCGTGCGCGACGTGATCGCCGACGCTACCGAACGAGGGACCTGA